One region of Flavobacterium sp. GSB-24 genomic DNA includes:
- a CDS encoding HlyD family secretion protein: MSEENKPAEGIQKDKKRNTILTIISFIFLAAGGLWILSLFFDFSNYETTNNAQVEAYISNVSARASGHIAAIRFETNQVVHKGDTLVILDDSEYLIKVSQAEADLAIAVGNLHSLEQTIITSSSNQSAAKEKLAGDLASLEKAQKDYQRFKNMYADSAVTRNQYDQVVSKLRSEEAYLKAGKKGLEANNSVTKQSNINLEAARATVARKKADLEAVKLQLSYTNIIAPADGIAGERNLSIGELINANQVIATIVLNQKLWVSANFKETQIRKIKIGQQVVITIDALGEKEFRGKVTGFSPATGAKFSMVEPDNATGNFVKITQRIPVKIEFESDPKDLEEVKPGMNVTVEVKK; this comes from the coding sequence ATGAGCGAAGAAAATAAACCAGCTGAAGGAATTCAAAAGGATAAAAAGAGAAATACGATTTTAACTATTATTTCTTTTATTTTTTTAGCTGCTGGAGGGCTTTGGATTTTGAGTTTGTTTTTTGATTTTAGCAATTACGAAACTACCAATAATGCTCAAGTTGAGGCTTATATAAGTAACGTTTCAGCAAGGGCATCTGGACACATTGCCGCAATTCGGTTTGAAACCAATCAGGTAGTGCACAAAGGAGATACACTCGTAATTTTGGACGATTCAGAATATTTAATTAAAGTGAGCCAAGCCGAAGCAGATCTTGCAATTGCAGTTGGAAACCTTCATTCATTAGAACAAACCATAATTACTTCATCTTCAAATCAATCTGCAGCAAAAGAAAAATTAGCAGGCGATTTGGCCAGTCTTGAAAAAGCACAAAAAGATTACCAAAGATTCAAAAATATGTATGCAGATTCTGCCGTTACGCGTAATCAATATGATCAAGTAGTTTCAAAATTAAGATCAGAAGAAGCTTATTTAAAAGCAGGTAAAAAAGGATTAGAGGCAAATAATTCTGTAACAAAGCAAAGTAACATTAATCTCGAAGCAGCGAGAGCTACAGTCGCGCGTAAAAAAGCTGATCTTGAAGCAGTAAAATTACAATTATCGTATACCAATATTATTGCTCCCGCAGATGGTATAGCTGGAGAGCGCAACTTATCAATTGGAGAATTAATAAATGCCAATCAAGTCATTGCAACAATTGTACTCAATCAGAAATTATGGGTTTCGGCTAATTTTAAAGAAACACAAATCAGAAAAATTAAAATAGGACAACAGGTTGTTATAACAATTGATGCTCTTGGTGAAAAAGAGTTTAGAGGGAAAGTTACCGGCTTTTCTCCAGCAACAGGTGCTAAGTTTTCGATGGTTGAGCCAGATAATGCAACAGGAAACTTTGTCAAAATAACACAGCGAATTCCAGTTAAAATTGAATTTGAGTCAGATCCTAAAGATTTAGAAGAAGTAAAGCCAGGAATGAACGTAACAGTCGAAGTAAAAAAATAA
- a CDS encoding MFS transporter → MFAGKKGSVFTLVGLYILTIPFFNGLNVTTYDNSQVLGHFGASTTVFTYSIYIPIFVMLAFMPLGLKLGKQIKVRTMILSAAFLSIIFNTASLFAPSIEWFTFWRSLLGIVSVIGIFASMVPILLKYNPAFNMALLYGILQFIQKGSQHVYQYLGAHFTSFYNWTFGIYFLNVNFLICILLAWYFYKADVAPMKTKFQFDWRGWIIMILFFTVILFLCAEGQSRNWFNDPKINLAVALLLILIGIYLIHVRFTDDPIIDPDVYRFKNVIIGTFLMFYIGVINGTGSVVTGYMTNILGFDAVSGARTHLALLIGLCIAIPLSTYLLFKKIYLATIWIMGFACYGFYHIILFFRFYPGIDSSDFFLPLIFKGLGIGFLFPISLLYISEGVPPKLSASRMMSGIIAQAVFAGLLGSAILATFISGLNIQHKTGLNQQLTELNQMAQKQLANSKRNFLYMGLSKAEAQKKAEKALSNKTSQASILLAYKDIYLVMSAVCFFPVLIILIFKLWRRPLRRVDVEPIPI, encoded by the coding sequence ATGTTTGCAGGAAAAAAAGGAAGCGTTTTTACACTCGTAGGATTATATATCTTAACCATTCCTTTTTTTAATGGATTGAATGTCACCACTTACGACAATTCTCAAGTTTTAGGACATTTTGGTGCATCGACTACTGTTTTTACCTATTCTATATATATTCCAATTTTTGTCATGCTGGCTTTTATGCCTTTAGGATTAAAATTGGGCAAGCAGATTAAGGTGCGGACAATGATTTTGTCAGCTGCATTTTTATCCATTATATTCAATACTGCTTCCTTATTTGCTCCAAGTATAGAATGGTTTACCTTTTGGCGTTCGCTTTTAGGAATTGTTTCTGTAATTGGAATTTTTGCTTCAATGGTGCCAATTTTATTAAAATACAATCCAGCTTTTAATATGGCATTGCTGTACGGAATTCTGCAATTCATTCAAAAAGGCAGCCAGCATGTTTACCAATATTTAGGAGCACATTTTACTAGTTTTTATAATTGGACATTTGGCATATATTTTCTGAACGTCAATTTTTTAATCTGTATTCTTCTGGCGTGGTATTTTTACAAAGCAGATGTTGCTCCAATGAAAACCAAATTTCAATTTGACTGGCGCGGATGGATTATTATGATTTTATTTTTTACCGTAATTCTCTTTCTATGCGCGGAGGGGCAAAGCAGAAATTGGTTTAACGATCCTAAAATTAATTTAGCCGTAGCTTTATTATTGATTCTAATTGGCATTTACCTAATACATGTACGTTTTACAGATGATCCCATAATTGATCCCGATGTTTATCGTTTTAAAAATGTAATTATTGGAACTTTTTTAATGTTCTATATTGGTGTAATTAACGGAACAGGAAGTGTTGTAACAGGTTATATGACCAATATTTTAGGTTTTGATGCTGTTTCAGGAGCCAGAACACATTTAGCATTATTAATAGGATTATGTATTGCTATTCCTCTATCAACTTATCTTTTGTTTAAGAAAATTTACCTGGCTACTATTTGGATTATGGGATTTGCATGTTACGGATTTTACCATATCATTCTTTTTTTTCGGTTTTATCCCGGAATAGATTCTTCAGATTTTTTTCTTCCTTTAATTTTTAAAGGACTCGGAATTGGTTTTCTTTTCCCAATTTCTCTTCTTTATATTTCCGAAGGAGTTCCTCCAAAACTAAGCGCATCTAGAATGATGAGTGGTATTATTGCCCAAGCGGTTTTTGCAGGTTTATTAGGAAGTGCCATTTTAGCGACTTTTATCTCAGGTTTAAATATACAGCATAAAACAGGTCTTAACCAGCAATTAACAGAATTAAACCAAATGGCACAGAAGCAATTGGCTAATTCTAAAAGAAATTTTCTCTATATGGGATTATCCAAAGCGGAAGCGCAAAAAAAGGCTGAAAAAGCTCTCTCGAACAAAACTTCGCAAGCTTCCATATTATTAGCATATAAGGATATTTATCTTGTCATGTCGGCCGTTTGCTTTTTTCCTGTTTTAATTATTTTAATATTTAAACTTTGGCGAAGACCACTCAGAAGAGTAGATGTAGAACCAATACCAATCTAG